TGGGGAGTCTGGTAAGGCACAGGGTGCCCTTCGTTGTCACAGGTAAGGTCCTTAGCAGAGGCCCCCGTCCCCAGTGCAGACAGGGCCTGTGGTACATCCCACAGTGGTGAGCTGCACCCCAGACCCACAGGGTGCCCCACCATGTGTCCACTCTGCAGTTCCTCCTGGAAGAGAGTGATCTAGGCCAGAACCGTGCCAAGGCATCCCAGCGGGCCCTGGCTGAGCTGAACCCCCGTGTGGTGGTTGAGGCTCACACCGGGGAGCTGTCGGAGGCCTTCCTTGCCTCCTTCCAGGTGAGCCTGCATCCCAGCACTGGGGGGACCCCCAGGATGGCAGCACTCACTGACAGACCTGGCACAGGTGGTGGTGCTGACTGAGTCCCcgctggaggagcagctccgTGTCGGGGACTTCTGCCATGCCCAGGGCATCTGCTTCATCGTGGCTGACACCAAGGGGCTGGCAGGGTAAGGGGTCTCATGGGGTTCTGCACTGGCTGTGGGTCAccttgtccccagagccccagccctgcgCTGCAGCCCATGTCCCCCATAGCccactggcagggctgctcagcctgggcaggacatggcagtgctggggcagcttGGTGGGACACTTCCTCTGGCAAAAACCCACCTGTCCTCTCCAGACAGCTGTTTTGTGACTTCGGGGAGCGCTTTGTCGTTGATGACCCAGCAGAAGGGGATCCAgtgtctgctgctgtggagcacATCTCCCAGGTAGGAGGGAGGGCAGTCCTTGCAGGTCCCCCAAAATGTTGCTGCCTCCTCCACTGGCTGTATGCCACCCTAGTCCAGTGGCCCGCTCTCATGTAGCCTTCCCCTCCTCAGGGCAACCCAGGAGTGGTGACATACATGGGGACAGAGAACAGCCATGGCCACCTCTTCCATGATGGTGACCTGGTGACGTTTTCTGGCGTGCAGGGGATGACAGAGCTGAACGGCCAGGAGCCTGTCCCTGTGCGTGTGCTCGGTGAGACCTCCAGGGGGATCCTGGCTGCCCTAGCTCAGAGTTGAGGAACTCACAGGTCCTTGGGTCCTTGGCGGTGACCATGATGTGACATCTGTGCTCCTCTTGTCCCCAGATGCCTTCAGGCTGGAGATCAATGACACCAGCTCCTTCTCGGCCTACCGCTGTGGGGGTCTGGTTTCACAggtgcagcagccccaggagtgtTCCCATGTGAGTCCTTCTCAGCCCCACGGAGCTGCCACTCGGCCTGCGGTACTGCTGTGCCATGCTGGGCCCCAGGAAAGCACTCACCCAGTCCCTGGTGCTATGCTGGCAGAAGCCCCTGAGCCAAGCACTGGAGGACCCCAAAATCCAGGTGGCAAATCCCGAGGATCTGCCAcgcagctgcagcctgcacacCGCCTTCCGGGCCCTCCACGCTTTCCGCAGGGAGCGGCGCCGCCTGCCGCTGCCCAGGGCACCCGTAAGTCCGTGTCCTGCTCCTGCCGGCCCTGCCGAACCGCCCCACCCTGCCGGGCACTGCCTCTCCCCTCTGCCCGCAGGCGGATGCCgagcaggtgctggagctggcgCGGAGCCTGGGAGCACAGCGGGATCCCCTGGATGAGGACCTCGTGCGCGCCTTCGCCAGCGTGAGCGCGGGGGACCTGTGCCCCGTGGCCGCCGTGGTCGGGGCGCTGGCGGCCCAGGAGGTGCTGAAGGTGAGCGGGGCGGGGTCCCGCTGGCCATGGCTGTCCGTTGGCGTTTGGTGGCCACGAGAGGGCACTTGCTGCCCGCCTGGGGACGCTGGGTCCGgcggcagggctggggtggggtgaGGGGGAGCGCCCCGCTGGCTACCTGCCCACGGGCTGTTCGCCCCAGGCCATCACGGGGAAGTTCGTGCCCCTGGAGCAGTGGTTGTACTTCGATGCCCTGGAGTGCCTGGCGCTGGCGGGGGCTGCGCAGCTGACAGAGACGGACTGTGCCCCGGTGAGACCCCGTGTCCAGCCCCTCCCGGCTGCCTGGGGTGCCGTGGCTGCTGTGCTCACATAGCTCCTTGTCCCGGCAGAGAGGCTCTCGCTATGATGGCCAGATTGCCGTCTTCGGGGCCAAtttccaggaggagctgggtcACCAGAAGTACCTGGTGGTGAGTGGGGAGGGGCCATGGCACTGGGAGGCTGCGGACCATCCAACTGGcgtgcagggagctgcagcatctctgcccTGACAGGTGGGAGCTGGTGCCATCGGCTGTGAGCTGCTGAAAAACTTTGCCATGATGGGGCTGGCGGCAGGGCCGGATGGGGAGCTCATCGTCACTGACATGGACACTGTTGCCCTCTCCAACCTCCATCGGCAGCTTCTCTATCGCTCAGCAGATATATCAGTGAGGCAGCAtgagccaggggctgtgctccccCCAAAGGGCATCCTGGCTGTCCCAGGGGCTTTCTAGGGCTGCCCACCCCttctctgccctggcaggagcccaAGTCGGTGGTGGCCGCAGCAGCCGTGCAGCGCATGAACCCTGATGTCAGAGTGACAGCTCACCAGAACCAGGTGGGACCTGCTACCGAGATGCTCTACAAGGACAGCTTCTTCCGGCACCTGGATGGCGTTGCCAGCGCCCTGGACACGATGGAGGCCCGTGAGTGCTGGGAAGGGCAAGGGGGCCAAGCCCCTGGACCTGCTCCCTGGGTCCACAGCACTCCTGGCTCCTTGCAGGCACCTACTTGGAGAGACGCTGTCTCCGCTGTCGCACACCACTGCTGGACtcaggcacagaggggacacaggggaacGTGATGCCCATGGTACCATTCCTGACCGAGCCTCTAGCAccagccagcacccccagggatggcaccTTCCCCATGTGTACCCTGCGGCACTTCCCCCGTACCAtccagcacacactgcaggtaggctgagctgctccaacCACAGCACCCAGCGAGGAGGCACCGGGACCTTTGTCTTCCTTCCCCTTGTGTCCTCCAGTGGTGAGCCATGGGCAGGATATGGccccagctgcttcctgctggcagcctgagtaatgctgctggccctgccagagcctccccctccccctggGCTTGGGGGCATAAGGGGGAGGTTCCAGTGCTCAACACCCGTTTCTCCTCCACAGTGGGCCCGCGATGAGTTTGAGGGGCTTTTCCAGCTACCTGCAGAACAAGTCAACCAGTTCATGGAGTGAGTGGGCTTTAGCGGTAGTGACACTGGGAGAGGagcttccagctctgccagggcactgctgggaatggggagaggGTGCCAGACTGCCACGTCTCACCCAGATGTCTCACAGGATTGCTCTTgggccagcaccagcagctgcctgatTTTGCAGGGACCCAgctttcctggagcagcagctgcccggGAAGGTCCTGGAGCAGGTGTGGGAAAGCCTGCGGGAGCGGCCGCAGGACTGGCGGGACTGTGTGCGCTGGGCACGGCGGCACTGGCAGCGCTGCTACCACGATATCAtcacccagctgctgcacatCTACCCCCCGGAGCATGTGAGCCCAGCaccacagggctggcaccccCTGCACGCCCATCCCTCCGCCAGCCACCTCACTGCAGCTGAGGGCACACGCTCCTGGGCCTGACTCttctctccctgtgccaggaaaccagcccaggtgtccccttctgggcaggggacaggacCTGTCCCCATCCACTGACATTCAACCCTGACAATGTgagtgcagggagggagagctgtgGGGTCTCATGTGGGAATGGTATGGGTGGAGGGGGAACCAAGCCTGTGCTGGGCATACCAGGAATACTGAACTGTAGTTGTATTGGGAATACTGAACTGTAGTTGTGCTATGTCTGCcacagcctgtgcagggctgccaggTCCTGGGCTGAGTCTGTCCCTGTCTCCCAGTCAGTGAGGGCACTGCAAGGGACAGGTTGCACATACTCTGTggccagaggaggaggagaggcacCTCCACCTCCACTCTGGGGCAAAACCAGGCAGTTCTaccagctcagggcagtgctggcagcccttGGCTATGTGGGACCACCCCAACAAGGCACCCCATGGCCACCCCTCCGTTCTACTTTGCAGGACACCCACCTGGATTatgtcctggctgcagcccacCTCTTTGCCCAAGTACACGGGGTGCCACCATGCAGGGACCGGGCGGCCATCCAGGCCATTCTCCGTGATGTGGTCCTGCCACCCTTTGCACCCCAGGAAGGGATCCAGATCCCTCTCACAGAGGAACCCACAGACAAGGCACAAGTTCCCACAGGTGAGGTTCCCAGGTATGTTCCTGGGTCCAGCCTGGTGGTGGTGGGGCTGTGgcttcttttccctcctccagcacccAAGTTGACCCAGACCAAGGTGGGggcaccccagcagtgccacagagcagGAGTATCGTGCCAGgcatccctgtgcccccagaTCACAGGCAGCTGACAGAGCTTAT
The window above is part of the Serinus canaria isolate serCan28SL12 chromosome 12, serCan2020, whole genome shotgun sequence genome. Proteins encoded here:
- the UBA7 gene encoding ubiquitin-like modifier-activating enzyme 7 — its product is MAGSEEESRYSRQLYVLGGGARRLPGSAVLVSGLRGTGAQVATALVLAGTGRVVLHDFGAACTADRTHQFLLEESDLGQNRAKASQRALAELNPRVVVEAHTGELSEAFLASFQVVVLTESPLEEQLRVGDFCHAQGICFIVADTKGLAGQLFCDFGERFVVDDPAEGDPVSAAVEHISQGNPGVVTYMGTENSHGHLFHDGDLVTFSGVQGMTELNGQEPVPVRVLDAFRLEINDTSSFSAYRCGGLVSQVQQPQECSHKPLSQALEDPKIQVANPEDLPRSCSLHTAFRALHAFRRERRRLPLPRAPADAEQVLELARSLGAQRDPLDEDLVRAFASVSAGDLCPVAAVVGALAAQEVLKAITGKFVPLEQWLYFDALECLALAGAAQLTETDCAPRGSRYDGQIAVFGANFQEELGHQKYLVVGAGAIGCELLKNFAMMGLAAGPDGELIVTDMDTVALSNLHRQLLYRSADISEPKSVVAAAAVQRMNPDVRVTAHQNQVGPATEMLYKDSFFRHLDGVASALDTMEARTYLERRCLRCRTPLLDSGTEGTQGNVMPMVPFLTEPLAPASTPRDGTFPMCTLRHFPRTIQHTLQWARDEFEGLFQLPAEQVNQFMEDPAFLEQQLPGKVLEQVWESLRERPQDWRDCVRWARRHWQRCYHDIITQLLHIYPPEHETSPGVPFWAGDRTCPHPLTFNPDNDTHLDYVLAAAHLFAQVHGVPPCRDRAAIQAILRDVVLPPFAPQEGIQIPLTEEPTDKAQVPTDHRQLTELIQDLVQWRQELVGDEDTQAPLMEPIHFEKDDDVHIDFITAASNLRAENYGISPANWLTSKRIAGRIVPAIITTTAAVAGLACLEVYKLVWGCQDLSCYRNSNINLSTCLMLRVQPPPAPTYWYGGREWSCWDRLEMRAVGADGQAMTVQEVLDWLQRTHGWTVTTLLCGDIVLYDSKADAETRARQQAQRLSKSLEDARMLQQQDLELLYICEGEDAEAEDTRPPLLCSLP